Within the Deltaproteobacteria bacterium genome, the region GGGAATCCCCGGAGCTGTAAAGAAATCCGAGGAATTTATGAGGGGGAATCCGAACAGTTTCGCGCCAAGGCAGTTTGAAAATCCCGAGGTCCCCGAGGCCCATCGGCGAACGACGGCACAGGAAATTCTGGCCGATTTCCCCCAAGGGGTTGACGCACTGGTCGCCGGCGTGGGAACTGGAGGAACAATCACCGGCGTGGGCGAAGTCTTGAAGAAAAAGTTCCCGAAGATGAAAATTGTCGCCGTGGAACCGGCAGAATCGGCGGTGATATCGGGTGGAAAGCCGGGGCGTCACAAGATTCAGCAGTTGGGGCACGGCTTCGTGCCGAAAAATTTAAACCGTTCAATTGTGGATTACGTAATTGCGGTGACCGACAACGACGCCTATTCAATGACGCGCCGCCTCTCCCGGCAGGAGGGGCTTCTCGTTGGAATTTCCTCCGGCGCCAATGTCCATGCCGCAGTAGAGGTGGCTTCGAGTCTGGGGCCCGGCA harbors:
- the cysK gene encoding cysteine synthase A, with the protein product MDSILQAIGNTPVIPLKHVAGEGAEIFGKYEAGNPSFSVKDRIALAMIEKAEKEGRLKPGGLVVDATAGNTGIALAMVCAVKKYRLIIFMPEDASLERRKMFEGFGAELRTTPKDEGIPGAVKKSEEFMRGNPNSFAPRQFENPEVPEAHRRTTAQEILADFPQGVDALVAGVGTGGTITGVGEVLKKKFPKMKIVAVEPAESAVISGGKPGRHKIQQLGHGFVPKNLNRSIVDYVIAVTDNDAYSMTRRLSRQEGLLVGISSGANVHAAVEVASSLGPGKKVLTFLCDAGQRYFSIEQFFKM